In Methanothrix sp., a genomic segment contains:
- a CDS encoding thiamine pyrophosphate-dependent enzyme translates to MKGLKGLNGLKAVVLAADDAEAAVRTYVPGYPITDLAAGLKAEISIDEKVALEIALGASATGLRSMVVVKQVGMNVLADPLVISAIHSIGSGLVVLAGDDLGPKGSQAEMDSRFYGLVAKLPVLDPRDPENLYLSILEAYSLSEGLRVPVIVRITSPMLAAEGVQISPQPSPGTGQQFERAEPELTMRGLHQRHHEEVMARAREAAESSYLNHLERGAGCVGIIGSGRPAALAEGLGASSLSLAYVNPLPWGLICRFIDDHQIVLVAEEPEPFIESHLRGWGKVKGRLTGHLPRGELNREDIISALELLENGEGMTMALNMACAPLSQEYETVAGRGYAGVCDGCPFASLFSALGRLDVPVAGDAGCSIRASRRPYQSVDVVYGLGSSVGVASGFKNKGIALVGDYALAHSGLQGLINALWQKRDLLAVVLKNDVAAMTGGQEVPDLTSLLEGLMPFRYIDLPGSVEELEGVLREEMARPGPRVIVARGVCPEFHPRQQDSR, encoded by the coding sequence ATGAAAGGCCTGAAGGGCCTAAATGGCCTGAAGGCTGTTGTCCTGGCAGCAGATGATGCAGAAGCGGCGGTTCGAACCTACGTCCCCGGCTACCCTATAACCGATCTGGCCGCCGGCCTGAAGGCGGAGATCTCCATCGATGAGAAGGTGGCATTGGAGATCGCTCTGGGGGCTTCAGCCACTGGATTGCGCTCGATGGTGGTGGTCAAGCAGGTGGGGATGAATGTCCTGGCCGATCCCCTGGTGATATCCGCCATCCACAGCATCGGCTCGGGCCTGGTGGTGCTGGCCGGGGACGACCTGGGACCTAAGGGCTCCCAGGCGGAGATGGACAGCCGCTTTTACGGGCTGGTGGCAAAGCTTCCCGTCCTCGATCCGCGAGACCCTGAGAATCTGTACCTCTCCATCCTGGAGGCCTATTCCCTCTCCGAGGGGCTCAGGGTGCCGGTGATCGTCCGGATCACTTCGCCAATGCTGGCAGCAGAAGGGGTCCAGATCAGCCCTCAGCCCTCCCCTGGCACGGGACAGCAGTTTGAGAGGGCAGAGCCGGAGCTGACCATGCGCGGTCTGCACCAGAGGCATCACGAGGAGGTCATGGCCCGGGCCAGGGAGGCGGCAGAGTCCTCCTATCTGAACCACCTGGAGAGAGGTGCAGGCTGTGTGGGGATCATCGGGAGTGGACGTCCTGCTGCTCTGGCGGAGGGATTGGGGGCATCCTCTCTCTCTTTGGCCTATGTCAATCCCCTGCCCTGGGGGCTCATCTGCCGGTTCATCGATGATCACCAGATCGTCCTGGTGGCAGAGGAGCCCGAGCCATTCATCGAGTCCCATCTGAGGGGGTGGGGAAAGGTGAAAGGAAGGCTCACCGGCCACCTGCCGCGGGGAGAGCTGAATCGGGAGGATATCATCAGCGCCCTTGAGCTCTTAGAGAACGGAGAGGGTATGACTATGGCCTTGAATATGGCCTGCGCCCCGCTCTCTCAGGAGTATGAAACCGTAGCCGGGCGGGGCTACGCTGGGGTATGCGATGGCTGCCCCTTCGCCAGCCTCTTCTCTGCCCTGGGGAGGCTGGATGTGCCCGTGGCCGGCGATGCCGGCTGCTCCATTCGCGCCAGCCGCAGGCCGTACCAGTCGGTGGATGTGGTATATGGCCTCGGCTCCTCTGTGGGGGTGGCCTCGGGATTCAAGAACAAGGGGATCGCCCTGGTGGGAGACTATGCCCTGGCCCACTCCGGGCTGCAGGGCCTGATCAATGCCCTCTGGCAGAAGCGGGACCTTTTGGCGGTCGTCTTGAAGAACGATGTGGCTGCCATGACCGGCGGCCAGGAGGTGCCCGATCTCACTTCGCTCTTGGAGGGGTTGATGCCCTTCCGTTATATCGATCTTCCTGGATCTGTGGAGGAATTGGAGGGGGTGCTCCGGGAGGAGATGGCCAGGCCAGGTCCAAGGGTGATCGTAGCGCGAGGCGTCTGTCCAGAATTCCATCCACGCCAACAAGATAGCAGATAG
- the mmp11 gene encoding methanogenesis marker protein 11, which produces MQLELEDPYVVVYKQIHAVVDDDAKRVELLERSSCYGGSAWARYHYSRGPLVISSYNQGDWFRYMLCPGSADLELASSKQSAGIESVQVSGSEVEVTYAGLGGGGVGATLSRARAEDVLRYDATECGGGLVARGTVVLPRRERMIIGVDDTDSKTVGATWSLVHNIAQRVDRPEARYISHSLVQLFPVPTKTQNCVSTVVEFACLPGRGEGMLGDFRALLKKYTVSEQTGMAVFRDFDPSELLPFGLRCKRERVSYEDAVEVARQAGVQIIMKGQGLIGAVAALPFNAQPDTSIIPGTV; this is translated from the coding sequence GTGCAACTAGAATTAGAAGATCCTTATGTGGTGGTCTACAAGCAGATTCATGCCGTAGTCGATGATGATGCCAAGAGGGTGGAGCTACTGGAGAGGTCCTCCTGCTATGGGGGATCAGCCTGGGCCAGATACCATTACTCTCGCGGTCCTCTGGTCATAAGCTCATACAATCAGGGGGATTGGTTCCGCTATATGCTCTGCCCCGGCAGCGCCGATCTGGAGCTGGCCTCATCCAAGCAATCGGCAGGTATCGAATCGGTCCAGGTATCCGGATCGGAGGTGGAGGTCACGTATGCCGGTTTGGGCGGCGGCGGCGTGGGGGCCACCCTCTCCCGCGCCCGGGCGGAGGATGTGCTGAGATATGATGCCACTGAATGCGGCGGTGGCTTGGTCGCCCGGGGTACTGTAGTCCTGCCCAGGAGGGAGAGGATGATCATCGGGGTTGACGATACCGACTCCAAGACAGTGGGGGCCACCTGGTCATTGGTTCATAACATCGCCCAGAGGGTCGACCGCCCTGAGGCTCGCTACATCTCCCACTCCCTGGTGCAGCTCTTTCCCGTGCCCACCAAGACCCAGAACTGCGTCTCCACAGTGGTGGAGTTCGCCTGCCTGCCGGGGAGAGGAGAGGGGATGCTGGGCGACTTCAGAGCATTGCTGAAAAAATACACCGTCTCCGAGCAGACGGGGATGGCGGTGTTCAGGGATTTCGATCCCTCCGAGCTCCTGCCCTTCGGCCTGAGATGCAAGAGGGAAAGGGTTAGCTATGAGGATGCTGTGGAGGTGGCGCGCCAGGCCGGAGTTCAGATCATCATGAAGGGGCAGGGCCTGATTGGAGCTGTGGCTGCCCTGCCCTTCAATGCCCAGCCGGACACGTCCATAATCCCTGGAACAGTATGA
- the truD gene encoding tRNA pseudouridine(13) synthase TruD: MTEDNLHAVARLVKRGRAFVTLPLIGFESRLAGGREGEIERQILAEEKISPEGFEVAENPDLGSRGTRRAALCPVDPKIRVEGDVAHLQFVLPKGSYATVVLREYMKNARGIEAKSSPYVA, encoded by the coding sequence GTGACAGAGGATAACCTGCATGCAGTAGCGCGGCTGGTGAAGAGGGGAAGGGCATTTGTCACCCTGCCCCTGATCGGATTTGAGAGCCGTCTGGCTGGGGGCCGGGAGGGGGAGATCGAAAGGCAGATCCTGGCAGAGGAGAAGATCTCGCCGGAGGGCTTTGAGGTGGCAGAAAACCCCGATCTGGGCTCGCGTGGCACCAGGAGGGCGGCCCTCTGTCCGGTCGATCCCAAGATCAGGGTGGAGGGTGATGTTGCCCATCTGCAGTTCGTCCTGCCCAAAGGGAGCTATGCCACAGTGGTGCTGAGAGAGTATATGAAGAATGCAAGAGGGATCGAAGCCAAAAGCAGCCCTTATGTGGCGTGA
- the truD gene encoding tRNA pseudouridine(13) synthase TruD, with product MIPATDLDRFLGMNYYITDSPGCGGIIRSSPEDFQVEEVFEEFVYEGGRYLVIEVEKRDWDTHHLIREMSRHLGISQRRFGWAGTKDKRARTRQRISIMNLDEPELERIKLPDISINVLGRTNRAVGLGDLLGNRFAITIRDLACPEPARRLASISEEIRRHRGVPNYFGVQRFGEIRPVTHKVGEALARGKIEEAVRIFLSLPHPGEQERTREARERLWESGDIQAARNEFPPYLHYELAMLNYLAEHPGDYAHSFDVLSVNLRRLFVHAYQSYLFNRILSLRLEKAIPLDEALVGDVVCFSRGACPI from the coding sequence ATGATACCGGCAACTGATCTGGACAGATTCCTGGGGATGAACTATTATATCACCGACAGCCCTGGCTGCGGAGGGATCATCAGAAGCAGCCCGGAGGACTTCCAGGTGGAGGAGGTCTTCGAGGAGTTCGTCTACGAGGGTGGGAGGTATCTGGTGATAGAGGTGGAGAAGAGGGACTGGGACACCCACCACCTCATCCGGGAGATGTCCAGGCATCTTGGCATCAGCCAGCGGAGGTTTGGCTGGGCGGGAACCAAGGATAAGAGAGCCAGAACCCGTCAGAGGATCAGCATCATGAATCTGGATGAGCCGGAGCTGGAGAGGATCAAGCTCCCCGACATCAGTATAAACGTCCTGGGCAGGACGAACCGGGCGGTGGGCCTGGGCGACCTGCTGGGCAACCGCTTCGCCATCACCATCCGGGACCTGGCCTGCCCCGAACCGGCTCGTAGACTGGCCTCCATCAGCGAGGAGATCAGGAGGCACAGGGGAGTTCCCAATTACTTCGGTGTGCAGAGATTCGGGGAGATAAGGCCGGTCACCCACAAGGTGGGCGAAGCCCTGGCCAGGGGAAAGATCGAGGAGGCAGTCCGCATATTCCTCTCCCTCCCCCATCCCGGGGAGCAGGAGAGGACCAGGGAGGCGAGAGAGAGGCTCTGGGAGAGCGGGGACATTCAGGCAGCGCGCAATGAATTTCCCCCCTACCTGCACTATGAGCTGGCCATGCTCAACTACCTGGCTGAGCATCCAGGAGACTATGCCCATTCCTTTGATGTTCTCTCCGTCAACCTGAGGCGCCTCTTTGTGCATGCCTACCAATCATACCTCTTCAACCGCATCCTGAGCCTCCGCCTGGAGAAGGCGATTCCTCTGGATGAAGCCCTGGTGGGAGATGTGGTCTGCTTCTCCCGCGGGGCCTGCCCGATATAG
- the pth2 gene encoding peptidyl-tRNA hydrolase Pth2, with translation MEFKQCIVIREDLKLSAGKLAVQVAHAAVMAVERAERMDRSAVSEWKAEGQKKVVLKVPGVADLFRLREDAERVGIPSAIVADAGLTEIPSGTITALGLGPAHGKLMDRVTGKLKLV, from the coding sequence ATGGAGTTCAAGCAGTGCATTGTTATCAGAGAGGATCTGAAGCTATCGGCGGGGAAGCTGGCGGTGCAGGTGGCTCATGCCGCAGTGATGGCTGTGGAGAGGGCGGAGAGGATGGACCGGTCAGCGGTCAGCGAATGGAAGGCAGAGGGGCAAAAGAAGGTCGTCTTGAAGGTTCCCGGTGTCGCTGACCTCTTCCGCCTGCGTGAGGATGCAGAGAGGGTGGGAATACCATCCGCCATTGTAGCCGATGCCGGGCTGACGGAGATCCCGTCCGGCACCATAACCGCCCTGGGGTTGGGGCCGGCGCATGGCAAGCTCATGGACAGAGTTACAGGCAAGCTCAAGCTGGTCTGA
- the dnaG gene encoding DNA primase DnaG, translated as MQNVDTTKYVIYADITAEGIVERPDVVGAIFGQTEGLLGSDLDLRDLQKTGRLGRIDVQITSSGGKSGGTISIPSSFDKVETAILAAALETIDRVGPCIARIAINRIEDVRASKRKYVIERAKRILVEMFDENILETEEITEEIKQSVRVEEIIHLGKDNLPAGPNVLDSDAILVVEGRADVLNLLKYGIKNAVAVGGTNVPPTIADLCAKKVVTAFTDGDRGGELIVKELLQVADIDYVARAPEGKSVEDMTQKEIVRALRQKIPVEQVLDQYKIKNQPRKRREITTKRKSLIRERPLCVRNAAERAEAIAPRRIVPREVVPKAAPVAEEIVAAPPPEPALKPEPEREWFRQHMDELDGTLCARLMDKNHNVLREVAVRDLARELKDSNGDINGVIFDGVVTQRVLDIAADKGLEYLIGAKMGNIVKSPSCVRVVTKEA; from the coding sequence ATGCAGAATGTTGATACCACTAAGTATGTCATTTATGCGGATATAACTGCGGAGGGCATAGTCGAGCGGCCTGATGTGGTCGGCGCCATCTTCGGCCAGACAGAGGGTCTCCTTGGAAGCGACCTTGACCTGCGAGACCTTCAAAAAACAGGTAGGTTGGGCAGAATCGATGTGCAAATCACATCCAGTGGAGGAAAGTCAGGCGGCACCATCTCCATTCCTTCCAGCTTCGACAAGGTAGAGACGGCCATATTGGCTGCCGCTCTGGAGACCATAGATCGGGTTGGGCCCTGCATTGCCAGAATCGCCATCAATCGCATTGAGGATGTGCGTGCCTCCAAGAGGAAGTACGTCATAGAGAGGGCCAAACGCATCCTGGTGGAGATGTTCGATGAGAACATCTTGGAGACGGAGGAGATCACAGAGGAGATCAAGCAGTCCGTGCGGGTGGAGGAGATAATCCATCTGGGCAAGGACAACCTCCCCGCCGGACCCAATGTCCTCGACTCGGATGCCATTTTGGTGGTTGAGGGCCGGGCGGATGTGCTCAACCTGCTCAAGTACGGCATCAAGAATGCCGTAGCTGTGGGCGGGACCAATGTGCCTCCCACCATCGCCGACCTCTGCGCCAAGAAGGTGGTGACCGCCTTCACCGATGGCGACCGGGGAGGGGAGCTGATAGTAAAGGAGCTCCTTCAGGTGGCAGATATCGATTATGTGGCGCGAGCACCGGAAGGGAAGAGTGTAGAGGATATGACTCAAAAGGAGATCGTCCGCGCTCTGCGCCAGAAGATCCCGGTGGAGCAGGTGCTAGATCAGTATAAGATCAAAAACCAGCCCCGGAAGAGAAGGGAGATCACCACCAAGAGGAAGAGCCTGATCCGGGAGAGGCCGCTATGCGTGAGAAATGCCGCTGAGAGGGCAGAGGCCATCGCTCCGCGCAGGATAGTGCCCAGAGAGGTGGTGCCGAAAGCCGCTCCCGTGGCCGAGGAGATCGTTGCCGCCCCCCCGCCGGAGCCTGCTCTCAAGCCCGAGCCGGAGAGGGAGTGGTTCAGACAGCATATGGATGAGCTGGACGGAACCCTGTGCGCGAGGCTGATGGACAAGAACCATAATGTCCTCCGAGAGGTGGCAGTGAGGGATCTGGCCCGGGAGCTGAAGGACTCCAATGGAGATATCAACGGAGTTATATTCGATGGCGTAGTGACCCAGCGCGTCCTGGACATCGCTGCCGACAAAGGCCTGGAGTATCTCATCGGGGCGAAGATGGGCAATATCGTGAAGAGCCCCTCCTGCGTCAGAGTGGTCACCAAAGAGGCATAG
- a CDS encoding 60S ribosomal export protein NMD3, with translation MQPLCPKCGRPADEGLCLQCRMEAIKLVQFPAVAEVVICSVCRSQQIKGKWQLPESRPVEDLVSSAAVESLWLHPELLHPDIEVEVQRTGATQYITKIMAKGSFMGLRVEESGEVQVRIRQLACGRCSRMAGKYFQSTVQLRGNGSRLISPWEMEECRRMAQDMADAGYRGGDQLSFIQNIKEVKGGLDIILGSTQLGRRMARAVQERFGGRLLETCKLVGKKEDRDVYRSTLLVRFPRLRRGDIVSHRGSIYMVSGFEGKSILLTSVDRSHHTSISEEASEEVQILGNRAGAMRATVISKDDAVLEIMDPETFHSVLASRPRGLEVEPGEEVQVVRTADGFIVL, from the coding sequence ATGCAGCCTCTCTGCCCCAAATGCGGCCGCCCGGCTGATGAGGGGCTCTGTCTGCAGTGCCGGATGGAGGCCATTAAGCTTGTCCAGTTTCCAGCTGTGGCGGAGGTGGTGATCTGCTCAGTCTGCCGGTCTCAGCAGATAAAAGGAAAGTGGCAGTTGCCTGAGAGCCGGCCCGTGGAGGATCTGGTATCCAGTGCGGCAGTCGAATCCCTCTGGCTTCACCCTGAACTCCTCCATCCGGATATAGAGGTCGAGGTGCAGAGGACTGGAGCCACTCAGTATATCACCAAGATAATGGCCAAAGGGAGCTTCATGGGGCTGAGGGTGGAGGAGAGCGGCGAGGTGCAGGTGAGGATCAGGCAGTTGGCCTGTGGGCGCTGCAGCCGCATGGCGGGAAAGTACTTCCAGTCCACAGTGCAGTTGCGGGGAAACGGCAGCCGGCTGATCAGTCCCTGGGAGATGGAGGAGTGCAGGAGGATGGCTCAGGATATGGCCGATGCTGGCTACCGGGGAGGCGATCAGCTATCCTTCATCCAGAATATAAAGGAGGTCAAGGGCGGCCTGGATATAATTTTGGGTTCGACCCAGTTGGGGAGGAGGATGGCCCGGGCGGTGCAGGAGAGGTTCGGCGGGAGGCTGCTGGAGACATGTAAGCTGGTGGGAAAGAAGGAGGATCGCGATGTTTACCGTTCCACATTGCTGGTCAGGTTCCCCCGCTTGAGAAGGGGGGATATCGTATCCCACCGCGGCTCGATCTATATGGTCTCGGGATTTGAGGGCAAGAGCATTCTATTGACCTCGGTGGACAGGTCTCATCACACAAGCATATCCGAGGAAGCCTCAGAAGAGGTGCAGATACTGGGAAACAGGGCCGGTGCCATGAGGGCTACTGTCATCTCCAAGGATGATGCTGTCCTGGAGATCATGGATCCGGAGACATTCCATTCCGTCCTCGCGTCTCGTCCCCGTGGCCTGGAGGTGGAGCCCGGAGAGGAGGTGCAAGTAGTACGAACAGCGGACGGGTTCATAGTTTTATAG
- a CDS encoding DUF424 domain-containing protein — protein sequence MEMEDSIDRVGGKQVGRKAPEERYEDEAAQICLKTYRHGKETLIAVCDSEILGCEFREGDLHIEVCSDFYGEERASLSQVEEALRGATMANFVGRKTIRYAISLGYVNEENVLSIDGVLYAQMVRM from the coding sequence ATGGAGATGGAAGATAGCATCGATCGGGTTGGCGGGAAACAGGTTGGCAGGAAAGCACCGGAGGAGAGATATGAGGATGAGGCCGCCCAGATATGTCTTAAGACCTACAGGCACGGAAAGGAGACTCTTATCGCCGTATGCGATAGCGAGATTCTGGGATGTGAGTTCAGGGAGGGCGATCTGCATATCGAGGTTTGCTCTGATTTTTATGGAGAGGAGAGGGCGAGCTTATCCCAGGTTGAAGAGGCCCTCCGTGGGGCAACTATGGCCAATTTTGTAGGACGAAAAACGATAAGATACGCCATCTCTTTGGGCTATGTGAACGAGGAGAATGTCCTCTCCATCGATGGAGTTCTCTATGCTCAAATGGTGAGGATGTGA
- a CDS encoding minichromosome maintenance protein MCM has translation MPADAVAKWEEFLRSRYWDEILKLADTYPDERSLRIQFSDLDKFDPDFAEELMERPEETLEAARTAMLELDLPMDVYLDRAHVRIAELPRHFKTRELRSDHIGKLLAIDGLVRTATEVRPKIVSAAFQCQRCGFTFFKEQSGTKFEDQNLKCMNQACDRGGPFKLILSQSKFVDAQKIRVQESPEDLRGGQQPQTLDVELEDDLAGRIFPGDRVIVNGVLKSYQRTNPQQGKSTYFDLFHKGVSVEMKDQEFEEIEISPEDEEAILEMSRDPEIYEKIKDSIAPSIYGYDDVKEALGLQLVSGFEKHLPDGARIRGDIHILLVGDPGIAKSQLLRYMVKLSPRGIYTSGKSSTSAGLTATAVKDELGDGRWTIEAGALVLADKGIAAIDEMDKMNNEDKSALHEAMEQQTISVAKAGVMATLKSRCSLLAAANPKLGRFDKYEPIAPQINLTPALMSRFDLIFVLTDDPDTKRDSAIAQHILKSNYAGELSTQKPWNPEISQEDIDNALTVIEPAIDPEMLRKYVAYARKNVFPTLTEEAKEYFLNYYVGLRTQGQDSNKPVPVTARQLEALIRLGEASARLRLSHKVALDDAQRVVRILEACLRKVGIDPETGFLDADIIASGTTKSTRDRTKSVMDIIRDVSREEQGPASREEVLDRAEELGIERSKAEEIIDRLRRDGDVFEPRPGMLKLP, from the coding sequence ATGCCCGCTGATGCTGTAGCTAAATGGGAGGAGTTCCTCCGATCCCGATACTGGGATGAGATCCTGAAGCTGGCTGATACCTATCCGGACGAGCGCAGCCTCAGGATCCAGTTCTCAGACCTGGATAAGTTCGATCCGGATTTTGCCGAGGAGCTGATGGAGCGCCCGGAGGAGACCCTGGAGGCCGCCCGGACTGCCATGCTGGAGCTGGATCTGCCCATGGATGTCTATTTGGATCGGGCCCATGTGCGAATCGCCGAGCTTCCCCGCCACTTCAAGACCCGCGAGCTTCGATCTGATCATATAGGCAAGCTCCTGGCCATAGATGGCCTGGTGAGGACGGCCACTGAGGTCAGGCCGAAGATAGTCTCTGCCGCCTTCCAGTGCCAAAGATGCGGTTTTACCTTCTTCAAAGAGCAGAGCGGGACCAAGTTCGAGGATCAGAATCTTAAGTGCATGAATCAGGCCTGCGACCGGGGAGGCCCCTTCAAGCTCATCCTCTCCCAGTCCAAGTTCGTCGATGCTCAGAAGATCAGAGTACAGGAGTCGCCTGAGGACCTGCGCGGCGGCCAGCAGCCTCAGACCCTGGACGTGGAGCTGGAGGATGACCTCGCAGGCCGGATCTTTCCTGGCGATAGGGTGATTGTGAATGGTGTTTTGAAGTCCTATCAGAGGACCAATCCCCAGCAGGGGAAGAGCACCTACTTCGATCTCTTCCATAAAGGGGTCTCGGTGGAGATGAAAGATCAGGAGTTCGAGGAGATAGAGATCTCTCCTGAGGACGAGGAGGCGATCTTGGAGATGTCGCGCGATCCTGAGATCTATGAGAAGATCAAGGACTCCATTGCTCCCTCCATCTATGGCTATGATGATGTAAAAGAGGCCCTGGGCCTGCAGCTGGTCTCGGGCTTTGAGAAGCATCTGCCAGATGGAGCGCGCATCAGAGGAGACATCCACATCCTTTTAGTGGGCGATCCGGGCATCGCCAAGTCGCAGCTTCTGAGGTACATGGTCAAGCTCTCCCCCCGGGGGATCTATACCTCAGGAAAGAGCTCCACCTCCGCCGGCCTCACCGCCACAGCAGTCAAGGACGAGCTGGGCGACGGCCGATGGACTATAGAGGCCGGGGCCCTGGTCCTGGCGGATAAGGGGATCGCCGCCATAGATGAGATGGACAAGATGAACAACGAGGATAAAAGCGCCCTGCATGAGGCCATGGAGCAGCAGACGATAAGCGTGGCCAAGGCCGGGGTGATGGCCACCCTCAAGTCCCGCTGCTCTCTCTTAGCGGCGGCCAATCCGAAGCTGGGGAGGTTTGATAAGTACGAGCCCATAGCCCCGCAGATCAATCTCACCCCTGCCCTCATGTCCCGCTTCGATCTCATCTTCGTTCTCACCGATGATCCGGACACCAAGAGGGATTCGGCCATCGCCCAGCACATCCTGAAGAGCAACTACGCTGGAGAGCTCTCCACCCAGAAGCCCTGGAATCCGGAGATATCCCAGGAGGATATCGATAATGCCCTCACTGTGATCGAGCCGGCGATCGATCCTGAGATGCTGAGAAAGTATGTGGCCTATGCCCGCAAGAATGTATTTCCCACCCTCACTGAGGAGGCGAAGGAGTATTTCCTGAACTACTACGTCGGCCTGCGCACTCAGGGACAGGACTCGAACAAGCCAGTGCCGGTCACTGCCCGGCAGTTGGAGGCGCTCATAAGGTTGGGTGAGGCCAGTGCCAGGCTGCGGCTGAGCCACAAGGTGGCACTCGATGATGCCCAGCGGGTGGTCAGGATCCTGGAGGCCTGCCTTCGCAAAGTGGGGATAGATCCAGAGACGGGCTTTTTGGATGCAGACATCATCGCCTCGGGCACTACAAAGAGCACCCGGGACAGAACAAAATCGGTGATGGACATCATCAGAGATGTCAGCCGGGAGGAGCAGGGGCCAGCCTCAAGGGAGGAGGTTCTGGACAGGGCAGAGGAGTTGGGGATAGAAAGGTCTAAAGCGGAGGAGATCATCGACCGGTTGAGAAGAGATGGGGATGTCTTCGAGCCCAGGCCTGGGATGCTGAAGCTTCCCTGA
- a CDS encoding nodulation protein NfeD codes for MNRGRRMPARMLGIALLFLLIAGQAQATGNVLMVDMKGTITPASDDILSAALERARAEDSLALILLLDTPGGGLAETTEILRLIDESKIPVIGYVHPEGAVAWSAGTIILIGTDLAAMAPHTIIGSAQPVQLSPTGGTVPVNDSKTTNAIVALIEEKARKHGRNTTAAREFVLSNLNLNADEAKSFRVIEHIASSPEELMDQINGTRIKNTTLITQGADLKLFEPPINLLFLKLLSDPTIAGLLMLIGLYSLIYGFSSPGMGAEVFGLTALALGLIGLGFNVNVGAIFLILLGLGLILAELHSHTFGALAVAGLICVIVGSILFVPTSFPEWYVPGSYQRSMALALILPSLILGLFMAFAIYKVALARFAPVVVDVFEGEEAVALDRLDPKGYVLFQGEYWQAEAEGTVEKGEKVTIMSREGSKLRVMAKQR; via the coding sequence ATGAATAGAGGGAGGAGAATGCCAGCCCGGATGCTGGGGATAGCATTGCTCTTCCTTCTCATTGCCGGCCAGGCACAGGCGACGGGCAATGTTTTGATGGTGGACATGAAGGGGACCATCACCCCTGCCAGCGATGATATCCTCTCCGCCGCCCTGGAGAGGGCAAGGGCTGAGGATTCCCTGGCTCTGATTCTCCTCCTGGACACACCTGGCGGAGGCCTCGCCGAGACCACTGAGATTCTGAGGCTGATAGATGAGTCGAAGATCCCGGTCATCGGCTACGTCCATCCTGAGGGAGCAGTAGCCTGGTCTGCAGGGACGATCATCCTGATCGGTACCGATCTGGCGGCCATGGCCCCCCATACCATCATCGGCTCGGCTCAGCCGGTACAGCTCTCGCCAACCGGGGGGACGGTGCCAGTAAACGATAGCAAGACCACCAATGCCATAGTGGCACTGATCGAGGAGAAGGCGCGAAAACATGGCCGGAATACCACTGCTGCCAGGGAGTTCGTCCTCTCCAATCTGAATCTGAATGCCGATGAGGCGAAAAGCTTCCGGGTGATCGAGCATATCGCCTCCAGCCCAGAGGAGCTCATGGATCAGATCAACGGCACCAGGATCAAGAACACCACCCTCATCACTCAGGGTGCAGATCTGAAGCTCTTCGAGCCGCCAATAAATCTGCTGTTCCTCAAGCTTCTCTCCGATCCCACCATCGCCGGGCTCTTAATGCTGATCGGCCTGTATTCTCTCATCTACGGCTTCTCCAGTCCGGGGATGGGTGCAGAGGTCTTCGGCCTGACGGCCCTGGCCCTGGGGCTGATCGGCCTGGGATTCAATGTGAACGTCGGGGCCATATTCCTCATCCTCTTGGGCCTGGGGCTCATCCTGGCGGAGCTGCACAGCCACACCTTCGGCGCCCTGGCGGTGGCCGGGCTGATCTGTGTGATAGTGGGCAGCATATTGTTTGTGCCCACCAGCTTTCCGGAGTGGTATGTGCCCGGAAGCTACCAGCGCTCCATGGCCCTGGCCCTGATCCTGCCCTCGCTCATACTGGGATTGTTCATGGCCTTTGCCATCTACAAGGTGGCTCTGGCCCGGTTTGCTCCAGTGGTGGTCGACGTCTTCGAGGGGGAGGAGGCAGTGGCCCTGGATCGGCTGGATCCCAAGGGCTATGTTCTCTTCCAGGGAGAGTACTGGCAGGCAGAGGCGGAGGGGACGGTGGAGAAGGGGGAGAAGGTGACCATTATGTCCCGGGAAGGAAGTAAGCTGAGGGTCATGGCCAAGCAGAGATAG